From one Gracilibacillus salinarum genomic stretch:
- a CDS encoding CAP domain-containing protein, translating to MYKQMTILLLFVAFLLGACNESSLEPENEDIQPENVSFGGNNNDDGQPATDNPDEVPVNPGREQNIFEKANPNQWFRGSDGNVNNEQNETTDQTTPSNDGESLDAVRQQVVDLTNDARNRNGVPPLEIDYEVADVAQKKADDMSQNDYFSHTSPTYGSPFDMLKQFGVSYSKASENIAAGQQSPEQVVEGWLNSEGHRRNMLDREVTHIGVGYTSDGNYWTQLFIKK from the coding sequence ATGTACAAACAGATGACGATATTGTTATTGTTCGTCGCCTTTTTACTTGGCGCATGTAATGAAAGTTCTTTAGAACCAGAAAATGAAGATATTCAGCCAGAGAATGTGAGCTTTGGTGGCAACAATAACGATGATGGTCAACCGGCAACTGATAATCCTGATGAGGTCCCTGTCAATCCAGGCAGAGAACAGAATATTTTTGAGAAAGCGAACCCTAATCAATGGTTTCGTGGCTCTGATGGAAATGTCAACAATGAACAAAACGAAACAACGGATCAGACAACACCCTCCAATGATGGAGAGTCATTAGACGCTGTCCGCCAACAAGTAGTTGATTTAACGAATGATGCTCGGAACAGGAATGGGGTACCTCCATTAGAAATAGATTATGAAGTAGCAGATGTAGCACAAAAGAAAGCGGACGATATGTCGCAAAATGATTATTTCTCGCATACTTCACCAACGTATGGTTCCCCTTTTGATATGCTAAAGCAGTTTGGCGTCTCATACTCAAAGGCATCAGAGAATATTGCAGCAGGACAGCAATCTCCTGAACAAGTCGTTGAAGGCTGGTTAAACAGCGAAGGTCACCGACGAAATATGCTGGATCGAGAAGTTACGCACATTGGTGTAGGTTACACATCAGATGGCAATTACTGGACGCAGCTGTTTATCAAAAAATAG
- a CDS encoding Gfo/Idh/MocA family protein: protein METFNLKGEVILLRIGFIGTGGFTKHHVQVLQDLENVEVAGFVGSSLEKAEQFAAQYTGAVGYSQLETMLEQEKLDAVYICVPPMAHENYEALLIDYGIPFLVEKPLGIDAQQVRKVKEKVEQHHHLTAVGYHLRYSDTIAKVQEILENAETAMAAGKWMGSMPGVYWWRNQQQSGGQFNEQTTHITDLIRYLFGKVKSVYAQETNQLTNKNDSSVTVADVGLFTLTMESGMLVQIMNTSALPDGTGDVGIEIYTNQGIIDWKMGHVDWRKPGKQERYEQQQNPYKRETEAFLHAVTTGDRSKILSTYEDGWHSFKVTAAATKSLKEKRVVDVDEIE from the coding sequence TTGGAAACGTTTAATTTGAAGGGAGAGGTAATTTTGTTACGTATTGGATTTATCGGAACTGGTGGATTTACCAAACATCACGTCCAAGTATTACAGGATCTGGAAAATGTAGAAGTGGCAGGGTTCGTAGGTTCAAGCCTTGAAAAAGCAGAACAGTTTGCAGCTCAATATACAGGTGCTGTCGGGTATTCTCAATTGGAAACGATGTTGGAGCAAGAGAAGCTCGATGCGGTTTATATTTGTGTACCACCGATGGCACATGAGAATTATGAGGCATTGTTAATTGACTACGGCATCCCTTTTTTAGTAGAAAAGCCTTTAGGAATAGACGCTCAGCAAGTGCGAAAGGTAAAAGAAAAAGTAGAACAGCATCATCATTTGACTGCAGTTGGTTACCACTTGCGTTACTCCGATACCATCGCCAAAGTGCAGGAAATCCTCGAAAATGCGGAGACGGCAATGGCCGCGGGGAAATGGATGGGCTCTATGCCAGGTGTATACTGGTGGCGGAATCAGCAGCAGTCTGGTGGGCAATTTAACGAGCAGACAACACACATAACAGACCTTATTCGCTATTTGTTTGGTAAGGTAAAGTCCGTGTATGCACAAGAAACCAATCAATTAACAAACAAAAATGATTCCTCTGTAACAGTTGCAGATGTAGGTCTTTTTACATTAACGATGGAATCAGGTATGCTAGTGCAAATCATGAATACGTCCGCATTGCCAGATGGCACAGGAGATGTAGGAATTGAAATATACACGAATCAAGGCATTATCGATTGGAAAATGGGACATGTCGATTGGAGAAAACCGGGGAAACAAGAGCGGTATGAGCAACAGCAAAACCCTTATAAACGGGAAACTGAAGCATTTTTGCATGCTGTTACGACAGGTGACCGTTCCAAAATATTATCTACGTATGAAGATGGTTGGCATTCTTTTAAAGTAACAGCTGCTGCAACAAAATCGCTCAAGGAAAAAAGAGTCGTTGATGTAGATGAGATAGAATAA
- a CDS encoding MATE family efflux transporter, which translates to MSRHRDFTKGNIWMDLFYFSSPIMFAQLLQVSYQFVDSIWVGNLIGANALGAVNIAGTVIFTVLSFIIGINNTTLTVLSQQKGKGDEHGVARYVNAFVVTLTVLGIIMGTVGFIFAEPVLKLLDTPSSMLDSSVVYLQINAIGILFLVGYNFISTALRAVGDSKTPLKFVTVAVLLNIVLDPLFISVFHLGVQGAAVATILSQGFAFIYGVVYVVRKKIIPLKWPLIPQLSEVKLILNLGIPSGLQMAVISAGAAAIISVVAGHGEAAVAGYSAAQRLDSLFLLPAHALSATVNSMAGQNIGVGKWNRVKKIATYGVIYNLAVMLVVAVIISLFAEFGVRLFIQEEDAVQFGASYLMIVAFFYPFLGINFVLNGIVRASGAMYQVLVLNLLSFWVLRYPLSYLFSKIMGEDGIGYGIGVSFLISSIFAFLYYKYGNWRQKKIFVS; encoded by the coding sequence TTGAGTAGACATCGTGATTTTACAAAAGGGAATATATGGATGGACTTATTTTATTTTTCTTCCCCTATTATGTTTGCCCAATTATTACAAGTATCCTATCAATTTGTCGACAGTATCTGGGTGGGGAATTTAATTGGGGCAAATGCTTTGGGAGCGGTTAACATAGCAGGAACTGTCATCTTCACAGTGTTATCGTTTATCATAGGTATCAATAATACAACGCTGACAGTCCTTTCCCAACAGAAGGGGAAAGGAGATGAACATGGTGTAGCGCGGTATGTAAATGCCTTCGTCGTTACCTTAACAGTATTAGGTATCATTATGGGGACTGTTGGATTTATTTTTGCAGAACCAGTTTTGAAGCTGTTGGACACCCCTTCCTCAATGCTTGATTCCTCCGTTGTGTATTTACAGATCAATGCGATTGGGATTTTATTTTTAGTTGGTTATAACTTTATCAGTACGGCATTGCGGGCGGTTGGTGATAGCAAGACGCCGTTAAAATTTGTCACAGTTGCGGTACTGCTTAATATTGTTCTCGATCCATTGTTTATCTCTGTATTTCATCTAGGGGTACAAGGGGCTGCGGTTGCCACGATTTTATCTCAAGGATTTGCATTTATATATGGAGTTGTGTATGTTGTCAGGAAGAAAATTATTCCGTTAAAGTGGCCGCTTATACCGCAATTATCAGAAGTGAAGCTGATCCTGAATCTAGGTATACCGTCTGGATTACAGATGGCGGTGATTTCTGCAGGTGCAGCCGCAATAATCAGTGTGGTGGCAGGGCATGGAGAAGCTGCTGTAGCAGGATATAGTGCTGCACAACGGTTGGATAGTTTGTTTTTGTTGCCGGCGCATGCGTTAAGTGCGACTGTCAATAGCATGGCTGGTCAAAATATTGGAGTGGGAAAATGGAATCGGGTGAAAAAAATTGCTACATATGGCGTCATCTATAATTTAGCTGTCATGCTTGTTGTCGCTGTTATCATTTCCTTGTTTGCTGAGTTTGGAGTCCGCTTGTTTATTCAGGAAGAGGATGCGGTACAATTTGGTGCAAGTTACTTAATGATCGTTGCCTTTTTCTACCCTTTTCTGGGCATTAACTTTGTCTTGAATGGTATTGTCAGGGCTTCTGGTGCAATGTATCAGGTGTTAGTGCTGAATCTTCTATCCTTTTGGGTGCTTCGTTATCCTCTTTCCTATCTTTTTTCTAAAATAATGGGTGAAGATGGTATTGGATATGGAATTGGTGTAAGCTTTTTGATAAGTAGTATTTTCGCCTTTTTGTATTACAAATACGGTAATTGGCGTCAGAAGAAAATATTTGTATCGTAA
- a CDS encoding glycosyltransferase family 2 protein codes for MSNPKVSVLITTYNRHVALAELLAALIEQTFQDFEVIIINDAGKPVDHVVALYPELQISVIQLSENHYHVYARNQGLRVARGKFIMLMDDDDLPLSTHLETMIQHIERVDLVYSDVEIVNYHKGDKSRTPLNHQLFAYDFNLAAMRTFSTYVPSGSLYRKSLHKDIGLFDEEVRNYWDWDFFLRIAEKHRIKRVAVASILYEFSEYGQNQSKKLDSMRLYLDRLSEKHQLGSLPTKNFFLLLDEPEVKKRQAESQRVWDGKTMPKSRLNS; via the coding sequence ATGTCCAATCCTAAAGTGTCTGTCCTGATCACGACTTACAATCGTCATGTTGCACTAGCAGAACTACTAGCCGCTCTTATAGAGCAAACTTTCCAGGATTTTGAGGTTATTATTATTAATGATGCTGGTAAACCGGTCGATCATGTAGTCGCTTTATATCCAGAGCTTCAGATCAGTGTTATCCAATTATCGGAAAATCATTACCACGTTTATGCACGTAATCAAGGATTGAGAGTTGCTAGGGGGAAATTTATTATGCTGATGGATGATGATGATTTGCCGTTGTCTACTCATCTGGAAACAATGATACAGCATATAGAGCGTGTCGATCTAGTTTATTCAGATGTTGAAATTGTCAACTATCACAAAGGAGATAAGAGTAGAACACCACTAAATCATCAGCTCTTTGCATATGATTTTAATCTTGCAGCTATGCGTACATTTTCGACATATGTTCCTTCGGGCAGTTTGTACCGTAAATCACTTCACAAAGATATCGGCCTATTTGATGAGGAAGTTCGGAATTATTGGGACTGGGATTTCTTTTTGCGTATAGCAGAAAAACATCGAATCAAACGTGTGGCGGTCGCAAGTATACTATATGAATTTTCCGAGTATGGTCAGAATCAGTCCAAGAAACTAGATAGTATGCGATTATATTTAGATCGATTATCAGAAAAACATCAGTTAGGCAGCTTGCCAACTAAAAACTTCTTTCTGCTATTAGATGAACCAGAAGTAAAAAAGAGGCAAGCAGAGAGCCAGCGAGTCTGGGACGGGAAAACAATGCCCAAATCCAGGTTGAACAGCTAG
- the fbpA gene encoding Fur-regulated basic protein FbpA — translation MAFLREAVEKQKVYLIQQLVANGIVDKDDQDLYNKPISEIVHDYEKFCVEFEKQSAMKFTRFNPKKDKEEPGLH, via the coding sequence ATGGCTTTTTTGCGCGAAGCAGTTGAGAAGCAGAAAGTGTATCTGATTCAGCAGTTGGTGGCCAATGGTATTGTGGATAAAGATGATCAAGACCTCTATAACAAACCTATAAGTGAAATCGTACATGATTATGAGAAATTCTGTGTAGAATTCGAGAAACAGAGTGCAATGAAATTCACACGTTTTAATCCAAAAAAAGATAAGGAGGAGCCTGGTCTTCATTAG
- a CDS encoding MerR family transcriptional regulator yields the protein MAESQSPSYKERKVITIGVVSELTGLSERQIRYYEERKLVFPERSAKGNRKYSFADVELLIDIANKREEGVQTYEIRQDMIRAEKKKEKKLRKELLRGEINARFGIQKER from the coding sequence ATGGCAGAAAGTCAAAGTCCTTCGTACAAGGAACGTAAGGTGATAACGATAGGCGTGGTAAGTGAACTGACGGGGCTTTCAGAACGTCAAATTCGTTATTACGAGGAAAGAAAGCTTGTTTTTCCAGAACGTTCGGCAAAAGGCAATAGAAAATACTCTTTTGCGGATGTAGAATTACTGATCGATATTGCGAATAAGCGTGAAGAAGGTGTCCAAACCTACGAGATTAGACAAGATATGATACGGGCAGAGAAAAAGAAAGAGAAAAAATTACGCAAAGAACTACTTCGAGGGGAAATCAACGCACGTTTCGGTATCCAAAAAGAAAGATAA
- a CDS encoding HesB/YadR/YfhF family protein encodes MEMSITKPAAKWFINELELTEGDSIRFFARYGGFGGVHKGFSLALEKAEPNNLGAEITEEGIQFFVEESDIWYFDQKNLHIKYSRKYDEIEYIVE; translated from the coding sequence ATGGAAATGTCCATTACAAAGCCTGCAGCAAAATGGTTCATCAACGAATTAGAGTTAACAGAGGGCGATTCAATCCGTTTTTTCGCTAGATACGGCGGATTTGGCGGCGTACATAAGGGCTTCTCCCTGGCACTCGAAAAAGCAGAACCCAATAATCTTGGCGCAGAGATTACAGAAGAAGGCATTCAATTTTTCGTTGAAGAGTCCGATATTTGGTATTTTGACCAAAAAAATCTTCACATTAAATATTCACGTAAATATGATGAAATTGAGTATATTGTAGAGTAA
- a CDS encoding family 43 glycosylhydrolase, translating into MEIKRIHDVMISIDKGADLSLPEQVLVDLDRKLTAPFPVKWNDVNINELESKGNTEVEGEIEHIDYSKPFIEQRADPYLYKHTDGYYYFTGSYPLYDRIVLRRSKTIEGLPEAEEKVIWWKHESGIMSEHIWAPEIHYIDGKWYMHFAAGEKEDVWAIRPYVLECDAENPLEGEWIEKGQINTSFQSFSLDATTFEHQSKRYLVWAQKVENDTISNLYIAEMENPWTIKQQVLLSTPEYDWEVIGFDVNEGPAMIKNDQRIFIAFSASATDENYAVGLLHADVGSDLLDPSSWTKEKNPVLVSSDETKKYGPGHNSFSVDENGNDILIYHARPYKGFNTENPLYDHNRHAHIQRLFWTEDGFPYFGQPGYKLDFSNHKAKAYITLN; encoded by the coding sequence ATGGAAATAAAGCGGATACATGACGTGATGATCAGTATTGATAAGGGTGCGGATCTTTCGTTGCCGGAACAAGTCCTTGTTGATCTGGATCGGAAATTAACAGCACCATTTCCTGTTAAGTGGAATGATGTAAATATTAACGAACTTGAAAGTAAAGGAAATACGGAAGTAGAAGGCGAAATTGAACATATTGATTATTCAAAACCGTTTATAGAGCAAAGAGCAGATCCATATTTATATAAACATACAGATGGATATTATTATTTCACAGGGTCATATCCGTTATATGACCGAATTGTTTTAAGAAGGTCGAAAACTATCGAAGGCTTACCAGAAGCAGAAGAAAAGGTTATATGGTGGAAGCATGAATCAGGTATTATGTCAGAACATATATGGGCGCCGGAAATTCACTATATTGATGGTAAGTGGTACATGCATTTCGCTGCTGGTGAAAAAGAGGATGTCTGGGCAATCAGACCTTATGTATTAGAATGTGATGCAGAGAATCCATTAGAAGGCGAATGGATTGAAAAAGGACAAATCAATACCTCTTTTCAAAGTTTTTCACTAGATGCTACTACATTTGAGCATCAAAGTAAACGGTATTTAGTATGGGCTCAAAAAGTCGAGAATGATACGATTTCTAATCTGTATATTGCAGAGATGGAAAATCCGTGGACGATCAAGCAACAAGTTTTACTTTCAACACCTGAATATGATTGGGAAGTAATCGGATTTGATGTGAATGAAGGTCCTGCTATGATTAAAAATGATCAACGCATTTTTATTGCATTTTCAGCTAGTGCAACCGATGAGAACTATGCAGTTGGTCTACTGCATGCAGATGTAGGCAGTGATTTATTGGATCCGTCTTCCTGGACAAAGGAGAAGAATCCGGTACTTGTATCCAGTGACGAAACAAAGAAATATGGACCAGGCCATAATAGCTTTAGTGTCGATGAGAATGGGAATGATATTCTCATCTACCATGCGAGACCATATAAAGGATTTAATACGGAGAATCCATTATACGATCATAATCGCCATGCTCATATTCAAAGACTATTCTGGACAGAAGACGGATTCCCGTACTTCGGTCAGCCAGGTTATAAGTTAGATTTCTCCAATCACAAAGCAAAGGCGTATATAACACTGAACTAA
- a CDS encoding aminotransferase — MTRSYLAKQVQDIKPSGIRKFFDLASKMDNVISLGVGEPDFVTPWNVIEASYHSLEQGYTAYTANAGLLELREEISKYLYETFNVSYNPENQLLVTVGASQAIDVALRTILDQGDEVIIVEPCFVSYGPAVSLAGGVPVSVSATADNAFKITPEQVEAAITPRTKAIVLCSPNNPTGAVLSKEELTAVAKVIEKHDLVVLSDEIYAELSYDELASSMAAIEGMKERTIVISGFSKAFAMTGWRLGYVAGPVEILAAMTKIHQYTIMCAPTMAQHGALEALRNGNDSVREMKTSYRQRRNFVVKALNEMGLSCHLPGGAFYVFPSIQSTGFSSEEFAQKLLEEERVAVVPGHVFGESGEGYIRCSYATSIKQLDEAMKRMERFVNRHSKMDEPTV; from the coding sequence ATGACACGTTCATACTTAGCAAAGCAAGTACAAGATATTAAACCATCCGGTATTCGTAAATTCTTTGATCTAGCTTCGAAAATGGATAATGTGATATCACTAGGTGTAGGGGAACCAGATTTCGTAACTCCCTGGAATGTGATCGAAGCTAGCTATCATTCGCTTGAACAAGGTTATACAGCATATACAGCAAATGCAGGTTTGTTAGAACTTCGTGAAGAAATTAGTAAATACTTATATGAAACATTTAATGTATCTTATAATCCGGAAAATCAATTGCTAGTTACTGTTGGGGCGAGTCAGGCGATTGACGTTGCTTTACGAACGATATTAGATCAAGGCGATGAAGTAATTATCGTTGAGCCTTGTTTTGTTTCATATGGACCAGCTGTTTCTTTGGCAGGTGGTGTACCTGTATCTGTTAGTGCAACAGCGGATAATGCGTTTAAGATCACACCGGAGCAAGTGGAAGCAGCAATTACGCCACGTACAAAAGCGATTGTACTGTGCAGTCCTAATAATCCAACGGGTGCTGTTTTAAGTAAAGAAGAATTAACAGCTGTTGCAAAAGTCATCGAAAAGCACGATTTAGTCGTTCTCTCGGATGAAATATACGCAGAGCTTTCTTATGATGAACTTGCAAGCAGTATGGCAGCGATTGAAGGAATGAAAGAACGTACGATTGTTATTTCCGGTTTCTCCAAAGCCTTCGCGATGACTGGTTGGCGATTGGGTTATGTGGCTGGTCCTGTTGAGATTTTGGCTGCCATGACCAAAATACATCAATATACCATTATGTGTGCGCCAACTATGGCTCAGCATGGTGCACTAGAGGCATTGCGTAACGGTAATGACAGCGTGAGAGAGATGAAAACGAGCTATCGACAACGTCGTAATTTTGTTGTTAAAGCATTGAATGAAATGGGCTTATCCTGCCATTTGCCAGGAGGAGCATTTTATGTATTTCCTTCGATCCAATCGACTGGGTTCAGTTCTGAAGAATTTGCTCAAAAGTTGTTGGAAGAAGAAAGAGTAGCGGTAGTTCCAGGCCATGTGTTTGGAGAGAGTGGAGAAGGATATATTCGCTGCTCCTATGCAACTTCTATTAAACAATTGGATGAAGCGATGAAACGAATGGAACGTTTTGTTAATCGTCATAGTAAAATGGATGAACCAACAGTTTAA
- a CDS encoding Lrp/AsnC family transcriptional regulator, whose translation MEQKEIELLKLLEKNGRMDNETISKMLDVPSAEVEEMIQKLEKEHAILGYSTLVDWSSVYEYEGVAALIDVKVTPVRGLGFDKIASRIYRFPEVKAVYLMSGAYDLSVSVEGKTMMEVSRFVSDKLSTLDTVLSTTTHFILKKYKHDGIIFDDGDDDDKRIMVTP comes from the coding sequence TTGGAACAAAAAGAAATTGAATTATTGAAATTATTAGAAAAAAACGGTCGAATGGATAATGAAACGATTAGTAAAATGCTAGATGTTCCATCAGCAGAAGTGGAAGAGATGATTCAAAAACTAGAAAAAGAACATGCCATCCTTGGATATTCCACGTTGGTTGATTGGTCTAGTGTTTATGAATATGAAGGTGTCGCAGCGTTAATAGATGTAAAAGTAACACCTGTTCGCGGCTTGGGTTTTGACAAAATCGCATCCAGAATTTACCGTTTCCCAGAAGTGAAAGCTGTTTATCTAATGTCAGGCGCTTATGATCTAAGTGTATCGGTAGAAGGAAAGACAATGATGGAAGTAAGTCGCTTTGTTTCCGATAAACTTTCGACGTTGGATACCGTTTTGTCTACTACTACTCACTTTATTTTGAAAAAATACAAACATGACGGAATTATATTTGATGATGGCGACGATGATGACAAACGCATCATGGTGACTCCATGA
- a CDS encoding class I SAM-dependent methyltransferase — MFSYQDLLNQLKIAYAHPGGKATTKQWIQQIHFDQMKHILEIGCGTGQTLKQLRDHTEAFLYGIDQSNEMVQIAKKETLQMPLIEIMQQRIEELLFMHDFFDLIVSESVLAFTPISENLEFLTDLLKPDGQIVLVEMVKSDQLRPEEEEEIKSFYQLPQLFSKQEWLLQFEKQSLDVITADQLTKISHTPPALPSSISDEAIDTLFHHYQLNDKYNDFLHTYLFIVGKRGIGRDYSPYY, encoded by the coding sequence ATGTTCAGCTATCAAGACCTCCTGAATCAGTTAAAAATAGCCTATGCACATCCGGGCGGAAAAGCCACTACCAAGCAGTGGATACAACAGATTCATTTCGATCAAATGAAACACATCTTAGAAATCGGCTGTGGTACTGGCCAAACATTGAAACAATTACGAGACCATACTGAAGCTTTTCTGTATGGAATTGATCAATCCAATGAAATGGTACAAATCGCCAAAAAAGAAACGTTACAAATGCCATTGATCGAAATTATGCAGCAACGGATCGAGGAGCTACTATTTATGCATGACTTCTTTGATCTGATTGTATCGGAATCAGTTCTTGCTTTCACACCGATTTCAGAAAACCTCGAATTTTTAACTGATTTATTAAAGCCTGATGGTCAGATCGTTCTTGTAGAAATGGTTAAGTCTGATCAGCTTCGTCCAGAAGAAGAAGAGGAAATTAAATCCTTCTACCAGCTGCCACAACTGTTTTCAAAGCAAGAATGGCTCCTGCAATTCGAAAAGCAATCTCTCGATGTTATTACTGCAGATCAGCTCACAAAGATATCGCATACACCGCCTGCCTTACCTTCCTCCATATCCGACGAAGCAATCGATACACTCTTTCACCATTATCAATTAAATGATAAGTATAACGACTTCTTGCATACGTACTTATTTATCGTGGGAAAACGGGGGATCGGACGTGACTATTCACCCTACTACTAA
- a CDS encoding DUF2268 domain-containing protein → MTIHPTTKWIDTFIEKKEAKSKKEAFRLQQSMISKYLGDSFPAVESSAIHQHLLQHGLFAADISQEDWQEWKQQSYEQAVNKMYQKCKQSWKGPDTDIFIFPSNESIPELKEWFNGNAGLSFPDKLFLFLQKGAAKREVAALVIHEYSHICRLQRFPKPEQDYTLEDAIMLEGIAEWLVRKMVGPSYGNKRVTTVSDKELARLWKKWIEPNQQVTRGNAKHDIIMYGLRGAPKNLGYMIGFNVVHRFMKSKKCTATALLHTNNKKILNEVSFLSTEN, encoded by the coding sequence GTGACTATTCACCCTACTACTAAGTGGATTGACACCTTCATTGAAAAGAAAGAAGCAAAATCTAAAAAAGAAGCGTTCCGCCTGCAGCAATCGATGATCTCCAAATACTTAGGTGATTCCTTTCCTGCAGTTGAATCTTCTGCCATTCACCAGCATTTATTACAACATGGTCTGTTCGCTGCAGACATCAGTCAAGAAGATTGGCAAGAGTGGAAACAGCAATCCTACGAACAAGCAGTTAATAAAATGTATCAGAAGTGTAAACAAAGCTGGAAAGGGCCTGACACAGATATTTTTATTTTTCCTTCTAACGAGTCCATCCCAGAGTTAAAGGAATGGTTTAACGGCAATGCAGGATTAAGTTTTCCTGATAAACTTTTTTTGTTTTTGCAAAAAGGTGCAGCCAAGCGTGAAGTTGCAGCGCTGGTCATCCATGAATACAGCCATATTTGCCGCCTCCAACGTTTTCCTAAACCAGAGCAAGATTATACATTAGAAGATGCCATTATGCTTGAAGGCATCGCTGAATGGCTAGTCCGAAAGATGGTTGGTCCATCCTATGGCAATAAGCGCGTTACTACGGTATCTGATAAAGAATTAGCAAGGTTGTGGAAGAAATGGATAGAACCAAATCAGCAGGTAACAAGAGGAAATGCCAAACATGACATTATTATGTATGGCTTGCGTGGTGCCCCAAAAAATCTTGGTTATATGATTGGCTTTAATGTCGTTCACCGCTTCATGAAAAGTAAAAAATGTACAGCTACCGCATTATTGCATACCAATAACAAAAAGATTCTAAATGAAGTCAGCTTTCTTTCTACTGAAAATTAA
- a CDS encoding MFS transporter: MDKLTKHEKSWVFYDWGSSAYSIIITTAIFPIFYKAQASAVGIEAADSTAYLGYTISIFTFILAMLGPILGTIADYKGLKKRFFVSFICLGIFSTFALIFVPEGEWLLLLVFYTLASLGSTGANVFYDAFLVDVTDDKRMNKVSSRGFALGYIGSAIPFVLSIAIILLAQQGVLPNTSTTASKVAFLITCSWWAIFAIPIIKNVQQVHYIERDPKPVSQSFKRLFRTIRNIKQYKYLTLFLIAYFFYIDGVGTIISMSTAYGTDVGLSSTVLLVVLFVTQVVAAPFAILYGRLADRFSAKSMLNVGIIIYMVVCIYGYFLETAFDFWVLAMLVATSQGGLQALSRSYFAKLIPKNNANEFFGFYNIFGKFASITGPLLLGVTAQITGKSNAGILSLIILFVCGMIILYFVPSDKKFEQSNASTSGRSTV; encoded by the coding sequence ATGGACAAGTTAACAAAACATGAAAAAAGTTGGGTTTTTTATGACTGGGGAAGCTCTGCATATTCCATTATTATAACAACAGCTATTTTCCCCATCTTTTACAAAGCACAAGCAAGTGCAGTAGGGATCGAAGCAGCTGATTCCACGGCATATTTAGGATATACCATTTCCATTTTCACCTTTATATTGGCAATGCTAGGACCTATACTAGGAACTATCGCTGATTATAAAGGCTTGAAAAAAAGATTTTTTGTCAGCTTCATCTGTTTAGGTATTTTCTCCACCTTTGCACTTATTTTTGTTCCCGAAGGAGAATGGCTGCTGCTGTTAGTGTTTTACACATTGGCATCTTTAGGATCTACTGGTGCAAATGTTTTTTATGATGCCTTCCTTGTAGATGTAACAGACGATAAACGGATGAATAAAGTTTCTTCTCGTGGATTTGCTCTCGGTTATATCGGTAGTGCCATTCCTTTTGTTCTTAGTATTGCTATCATTTTACTTGCCCAGCAAGGAGTCCTCCCCAATACCAGTACCACCGCAAGTAAAGTAGCCTTTCTGATTACGTGTTCATGGTGGGCGATTTTTGCTATACCCATTATAAAAAATGTCCAACAGGTGCATTATATAGAAAGAGATCCTAAGCCAGTCAGCCAAAGTTTCAAAAGATTATTTCGCACCATCCGCAATATTAAACAATATAAATATTTAACTTTATTTTTAATAGCTTATTTCTTTTATATCGATGGTGTAGGTACGATTATTTCAATGTCTACCGCATATGGAACAGATGTCGGTCTTAGTTCTACAGTATTGTTAGTAGTATTATTCGTTACTCAGGTCGTTGCTGCTCCATTCGCAATTTTGTACGGTAGATTAGCGGATCGTTTTTCTGCAAAAAGCATGTTAAATGTTGGTATTATTATATATATGGTCGTTTGTATTTATGGATATTTCTTAGAAACAGCATTTGATTTCTGGGTACTTGCCATGCTGGTCGCCACTTCACAAGGCGGTTTGCAAGCATTAAGCAGGTCTTACTTTGCCAAATTAATTCCAAAAAACAATGCAAACGAATTCTTTGGTTTTTACAACATTTTTGGGAAGTTCGCCTCTATTACTGGACCATTGTTACTTGGCGTTACCGCTCAAATAACCGGGAAATCTAATGCAGGAATATTAAGCTTAATCATCCTGTTTGTATGTGGAATGATCATTCTTTATTTCGTACCATCAGATAAAAAATTCGAACAATCAAATGCTTCAACATCAGGGAGAAGTACCGTTTGA